DNA sequence from the Streptomyces cinnabarinus genome:
GAGGCGATGCACTCCCAGGCCCATGACGAGGTGCTGCCCCACCTGAAGGAGCTGGGGCTCGACCCGACCCCGTACACCGCGCAGGTGGACTGGTTCTTCGAGAAGATGCTCGGCGACCGGACCCTGCCGCCGGGCCGGGCCCGGCGCTGGTGGCTGATGGAGCGGGTCGCGCTGATCGCGGCCATCGAGCACTACACCGCCTTCCTCGGCGACTGGGTGCTCAACGCCGAGGAGCTGGACCGCCGGGGCGCCGATCCCACCATGCTGGACCTGCTGCGCTGGCACGGCGCCGAGGAGGTCGAGCACCGGTCCGTGGCCTTCGAGCTGTTCATGCATGTCGACGGGTCCTATCGGCGGCGCGCCCGCACCTGGGCGCTGGCGTTCACGGCGCTGGTGTTCCTGTGGCAGCGCGGGATCCGCTTCTTCATGGAGAACGACCCGACCCTGCTGGACGGCAAGGCGAGCTTCCGTGCCTTCTACGTCCGGGGCCGGCGCGGGGTGCTGCCCTCGACGGGGGACATGCTCCGCTCGATACCCCGCTATCTGAGCCGGGAGTACCACCCCTCCCAGGAGGGCTCCACCGAGCAGGCGGTCGCCTATCTGGCCTCCTCCCCCGCCGCCGTCGCCGCCCTCGCGGCGGAGAAGGGGGCCAAGTGATGGCCGGGCTGCGGAC
Encoded proteins:
- a CDS encoding metal-dependent hydrolase; its protein translation is MSNKQVRVPRPVEEERIALKARKVSFSWEDTPLHWVPGDPFATHTMNVLHLLLPAGERWFVHVYKQVLPYIRDERLREDVIGFIGQEAMHSQAHDEVLPHLKELGLDPTPYTAQVDWFFEKMLGDRTLPPGRARRWWLMERVALIAAIEHYTAFLGDWVLNAEELDRRGADPTMLDLLRWHGAEEVEHRSVAFELFMHVDGSYRRRARTWALAFTALVFLWQRGIRFFMENDPTLLDGKASFRAFYVRGRRGVLPSTGDMLRSIPRYLSREYHPSQEGSTEQAVAYLASSPAAVAALAAEKGAK